Proteins encoded within one genomic window of Haloferax volcanii DS2:
- the paaB gene encoding 1,2-phenylacetyl-CoA epoxidase subunit PaaB, producing the protein MIWEVFRQDKPGAYHKHCGNVHAPDRELALQFAAVQHGRRMKTHSLWVVPHDEIGEIDADETSFGGTTDKTYRWATSYTDIEPAAPEVAESEAEQADVEKSLEADS; encoded by the coding sequence ATGATTTGGGAAGTGTTCAGACAGGACAAACCGGGAGCGTACCACAAACACTGCGGCAACGTCCACGCGCCGGACCGCGAGTTGGCGCTCCAGTTCGCGGCCGTCCAGCACGGCCGACGGATGAAGACCCACAGCCTGTGGGTCGTTCCGCACGACGAAATCGGTGAAATCGACGCCGACGAGACGAGCTTCGGCGGGACGACCGACAAGACCTACCGCTGGGCCACCTCGTACACGGACATCGAACCGGCCGCGCCGGAAGTCGCCGAAAGCGAGGCCGAGCAGGCCGACGTGGAGAAATCGCTCGAGGCGGACAGCTAA
- the paaC gene encoding 1,2-phenylacetyl-CoA epoxidase subunit PaaC, giving the protein MPDALNPEDLDAEQRAALEELLFRLADDEYVHGERLIEWQIYAPTLESDLALANVAQDEFGHARLWYDLLEELGHTEAELIWERPADEFRHATLVELPFAEGDWADVVLRSYLYDAAERLRLDALVDTSYAPLSDRVGKVLSEERYHLENAQSWLDRLAEGDSRDRVQDALDRLFPHALSLFVEPEYEDAIVDNGFRTMSTADLRIEWLETVIPYLESLGLDVPEPDEVERPSARGRDGTHTDHWDELAAEFRRTYDELEAPEPARIGGERV; this is encoded by the coding sequence ATGCCCGACGCCCTCAATCCCGAAGACCTCGACGCCGAACAGCGCGCCGCGCTCGAAGAGTTGCTGTTCCGCCTCGCGGACGACGAGTACGTCCACGGCGAGCGCCTCATCGAGTGGCAGATTTACGCGCCGACGCTGGAGTCCGACCTCGCGTTGGCGAACGTCGCACAGGACGAATTCGGCCACGCCCGCCTGTGGTACGACCTGCTCGAAGAACTCGGCCACACCGAGGCGGAACTCATCTGGGAGCGCCCCGCCGACGAGTTCAGACACGCCACGCTGGTCGAACTCCCGTTCGCGGAGGGCGACTGGGCCGACGTGGTCCTTCGGAGCTACCTCTACGACGCCGCCGAGCGCCTGCGCCTCGACGCGCTCGTCGACACCAGCTACGCGCCGCTCTCCGACCGCGTCGGCAAGGTGCTGAGCGAGGAGCGCTACCACCTCGAAAACGCCCAGAGCTGGCTCGACCGCCTCGCCGAGGGCGACAGCCGCGACCGCGTACAGGACGCGCTCGACCGGCTGTTCCCCCACGCACTCTCGCTTTTCGTCGAGCCCGAATACGAGGACGCAATCGTCGACAACGGCTTCCGGACGATGTCCACCGCCGACCTCCGCATCGAGTGGCTGGAGACGGTCATTCCGTACCTCGAATCGCTCGGGCTCGACGTGCCCGAACCCGACGAGGTCGAGCGCCCGAGCGCCCGCGGCCGCGACGGCACCCACACCGACCACTGGGACGAACTGGCCGCGGAGTTCCGGCGGACGTACGACGAGCTCGAAGCGCCCGAGCCGGCGAGAATCGGCGGGGAGCGTGTCTGA
- the paaD gene encoding 1,2-phenylacetyl-CoA epoxidase subunit PaaD, whose protein sequence is MSDVSADDAREATACGYTEYVDGEVPEGFPKTGVGATGVEADIWDALYEIEDPEMPVSIVDLGLIYDVRVVEREGEDGETKTLGIVEMTLTYTGCPARDYLENDVQCAILAAGVDEASVRLRFTPEWTVDMVTEAGREALREFGLGV, encoded by the coding sequence GTGTCTGACGTGAGCGCCGACGACGCGCGCGAGGCGACGGCCTGCGGCTACACGGAGTACGTCGACGGCGAGGTCCCGGAGGGCTTCCCGAAGACGGGCGTCGGAGCCACGGGCGTCGAAGCCGACATCTGGGACGCCCTCTACGAAATCGAGGACCCCGAGATGCCGGTGAGCATCGTCGACCTCGGCCTCATCTACGACGTTCGGGTCGTCGAGCGAGAGGGCGAAGACGGCGAGACGAAGACGCTCGGTATCGTCGAGATGACGCTGACGTACACCGGCTGTCCGGCGCGCGACTATCTCGAAAACGACGTGCAGTGCGCGATTCTGGCGGCCGGCGTCGACGAGGCGTCCGTACGGCTCCGGTTCACGCCGGAGTGGACCGTCGACATGGTGACCGAGGCGGGCCGCGAGGCCCTCCGCGAGTTCGGGCTGGGGGTGTGA
- the paaE gene encoding 1,2-phenylacetyl-CoA epoxidase subunit PaaE, whose product MRRFDPSTETTGETSGAECPYCGGTNTVREHPKGPGLCRSMHFCNDCQEPFQRFE is encoded by the coding sequence ATGCGCCGCTTCGACCCAAGCACCGAGACGACGGGCGAGACATCGGGCGCGGAGTGCCCGTACTGCGGTGGCACGAACACCGTCCGCGAGCACCCGAAAGGGCCGGGACTGTGCCGGTCGATGCACTTCTGTAACGACTGTCAAGAGCCGTTCCAGCGGTTCGAATAA
- a CDS encoding aldehyde dehydrogenase family protein, with protein sequence MEYSGPTGLYIDGDWVAAASDETIETRDPATEAPYAEVARAGEADVDAAVRAANSAGARGGEWETTSAAERGEKLRAMADFIEARKDEIALVESHDNGKTPFEAGMEVQMVVDTFRYYAGWTDKVTGEYNPVPGRRVNYTTREPLGVTGHIVPWNYPFQLAGRSLAPALACGNTAVVKPSSQTPLSALYYGLAAEEAGLPDGVVNVVPGSGSEAGSALASHPDVAHVTFTGSTEVGKGVMADAAANVTGVTLELGGKGPNVVFPDADLDAAAKGVHYGIFMNAGQMCWAGSRLLVHEEVADDLVERVVARAESTPLGSGIDDDGRMGPVVSESHRGDVLEYISLGVEEGATVACGGGVPEDKDTGYFVEPTVLADVTNDMTVAREEIFGPVLVVTEFSDRTEAIELANDSPYGLLAGVWTEGLSRAHGVADALDYGMVSVNEYPVTFPQTPFGGTKQSGHGREQGAEAVREFTQAKNVNLNLG encoded by the coding sequence ATGGAATACAGTGGCCCGACCGGTCTCTACATCGACGGGGACTGGGTAGCCGCGGCATCGGACGAGACCATCGAGACGCGCGACCCGGCGACCGAAGCGCCGTACGCCGAGGTCGCCCGCGCGGGCGAGGCGGACGTCGACGCCGCGGTGCGGGCGGCGAACTCGGCGGGCGCTCGCGGCGGCGAGTGGGAGACCACGAGCGCGGCCGAGCGCGGAGAGAAACTGCGCGCGATGGCCGACTTCATCGAGGCGCGGAAAGACGAGATAGCGCTCGTCGAGTCCCACGATAACGGCAAGACGCCGTTCGAGGCCGGTATGGAGGTCCAGATGGTCGTCGACACCTTCCGCTACTACGCCGGATGGACCGACAAGGTGACCGGCGAGTACAACCCCGTCCCCGGCCGGCGCGTCAACTACACGACCCGCGAACCGCTCGGCGTCACCGGACACATCGTCCCGTGGAACTACCCGTTCCAACTCGCGGGGCGCAGTCTCGCGCCGGCGCTCGCCTGCGGCAACACGGCGGTGGTAAAGCCCTCCAGCCAGACGCCACTTTCGGCGCTCTACTACGGCCTCGCGGCCGAGGAAGCCGGCCTCCCCGACGGCGTGGTGAACGTGGTTCCCGGAAGCGGGTCCGAGGCGGGGTCGGCGCTCGCCTCGCACCCCGACGTGGCGCACGTCACCTTCACCGGCAGCACCGAAGTCGGTAAAGGCGTCATGGCCGACGCCGCGGCCAACGTGACCGGCGTCACGCTCGAACTCGGCGGGAAGGGCCCCAACGTCGTCTTCCCCGACGCCGACCTCGACGCCGCCGCCAAGGGCGTCCACTACGGCATCTTCATGAACGCCGGCCAGATGTGCTGGGCCGGGTCGCGCCTGCTCGTCCACGAGGAGGTGGCCGACGACCTCGTCGAGCGCGTCGTCGCGCGCGCCGAGTCGACCCCGCTCGGCTCCGGCATCGACGACGACGGCCGGATGGGGCCGGTCGTCAGCGAGTCCCACCGCGGGGACGTGTTGGAGTACATCTCCCTCGGCGTCGAGGAGGGCGCGACCGTCGCCTGCGGCGGGGGCGTCCCCGAGGACAAGGACACCGGCTACTTCGTGGAGCCGACGGTTCTCGCCGACGTGACGAACGACATGACCGTGGCCCGCGAGGAGATATTCGGCCCGGTCCTCGTCGTCACCGAGTTCTCGGACCGAACGGAGGCGATCGAACTCGCCAACGACTCCCCGTACGGGCTTCTCGCCGGCGTCTGGACCGAGGGGCTCTCTCGCGCTCACGGCGTCGCCGACGCGCTCGACTACGGGATGGTCAGCGTCAACGAGTACCCGGTCACGTTCCCGCAGACGCCCTTCGGCGGCACGAAACAGAGCGGTCACGGCCGCGAGCAGGGAGCGGAGGCCGTCCGCGAGTTCACGCAGGCGAAGAACGTGAACCTCAACCTCGGCTGA
- a CDS encoding PaaI family thioesterase, with protein sequence MDIEEFFESMPFARLLGVEVTEVADGHAEGRVEMREELSWNADRVMAHGGVTFTLADTVGGAALVSEVDQPVPTIDMRIDYLNAGTGDLRAEADVVRLGGDVGTVDVDVYATDGNHVATARGVYKTG encoded by the coding sequence ATGGACATCGAGGAGTTCTTCGAGAGCATGCCGTTCGCGCGGCTGTTGGGCGTCGAAGTCACCGAGGTCGCAGACGGGCACGCGGAGGGTCGCGTCGAGATGCGCGAGGAACTGTCGTGGAACGCCGACCGGGTGATGGCCCACGGCGGCGTGACGTTCACCCTCGCGGACACGGTCGGCGGCGCGGCGCTCGTCAGCGAGGTCGACCAGCCCGTCCCGACTATCGATATGCGAATCGACTATCTCAACGCGGGGACCGGTGACCTCCGCGCCGAGGCCGACGTGGTTCGACTCGGCGGCGACGTGGGAACCGTGGACGTGGACGTGTACGCGACGGACGGGAATCACGTGGCGACCGCGAGGGGAGTCTACAAAACCGGTTGA
- a CDS encoding ABC transporter ATP-binding protein has translation MSDDPLLSVRGLVSGYGSTRVLQGIDFDVPRGSVVTLIGRNGVGKTTTLRSILGNVPPSEGTITFDGADITTLSPEKTAREGIALVPEERRVFPGLTVSENVEIGRIGGRRDAEKPTVDAIVDEFENLARHRNSRGANLSGGEQQMLAIARALVSAPDLLLLDEPTEGLAPAVVKQVQRKIEELNDDGAAADEVLDRYLGVSMAD, from the coding sequence GTGAGCGACGACCCGCTCTTGTCCGTCCGCGGACTCGTCTCGGGCTACGGGTCGACCCGCGTCCTGCAAGGCATCGACTTCGACGTGCCTCGCGGGTCGGTCGTCACGCTCATCGGGCGCAACGGCGTCGGCAAGACGACGACGCTCCGGAGCATCCTCGGGAACGTCCCGCCGTCCGAGGGGACTATCACCTTCGACGGGGCGGACATCACGACGCTGTCGCCGGAGAAGACCGCCCGCGAGGGCATCGCACTCGTCCCCGAGGAGCGCCGCGTCTTCCCCGGCCTGACCGTCTCCGAGAACGTCGAAATCGGCCGCATCGGCGGTCGTCGAGACGCCGAAAAACCGACCGTCGACGCCATCGTCGACGAGTTCGAGAACCTCGCGCGCCACCGGAACAGCCGGGGTGCGAACCTCTCGGGCGGCGAACAGCAGATGCTCGCCATCGCCCGCGCGCTCGTCTCCGCGCCGGACCTCCTGTTGCTCGACGAGCCGACCGAAGGGCTCGCGCCCGCCGTCGTCAAGCAGGTCCAGCGAAAAATCGAGGAACTGAACGACGACGGCGCGGCCGCCGACGAGGTGCTCGACCGGTACCTCGGCGTCTCGATGGCCGACTGA
- a CDS encoding ABC transporter ATP-binding protein yields the protein MSDPILRTENLTKEFGKLVAVDDVTLDVERGEFRSLIGPNGAGKTTTFNLLTGALRPTRGTVTFNGENVTALPPHERVRRGLGRSFQITNVFSGLTVRENVRLAAQAAREGGFTPVEAYLRRSDAFDDVNEHTDRVLDRSGLLGRGDEPADVLAYGDKRRLEIAIVLATDPDMVLLDEPTAGMSAEETRATMDLIDEVLSDRTLLLIEHDIDLVMRVSDRITVLHRGEVLAEGTPAAVSEDPEVREAYFGGVET from the coding sequence GTGAGTGACCCGATACTGCGGACCGAGAACCTGACGAAGGAGTTCGGAAAGCTCGTCGCCGTCGACGACGTGACCCTCGACGTGGAACGCGGCGAGTTCCGGAGCCTCATCGGCCCGAACGGGGCCGGCAAGACGACCACGTTCAACCTCCTGACCGGCGCGCTCCGGCCGACCCGCGGCACCGTGACGTTCAACGGCGAGAACGTGACCGCGCTCCCGCCGCACGAGCGCGTGCGCCGCGGCCTCGGCCGGTCGTTCCAAATCACGAACGTCTTCTCGGGGCTCACGGTCCGCGAGAACGTCCGCCTCGCCGCGCAGGCGGCCCGCGAAGGCGGCTTCACGCCGGTCGAAGCGTACCTCCGGCGAAGCGACGCCTTCGACGACGTGAACGAACACACCGACCGCGTGCTCGACCGCTCCGGCCTCTTGGGCCGCGGCGACGAACCCGCGGACGTGCTCGCCTACGGCGACAAGCGCCGGCTCGAAATCGCCATCGTGCTCGCCACCGACCCCGACATGGTGCTTCTGGACGAGCCGACCGCCGGCATGAGCGCCGAGGAGACGCGGGCCACGATGGACCTCATCGACGAGGTGCTGTCGGACCGGACGCTCCTGCTCATCGAACACGATATCGACCTCGTGATGCGGGTGTCCGACCGCATCACGGTCCTCCACCGCGGCGAGGTCCTGGCCGAGGGGACGCCCGCGGCCGTCTCGGAGGACCCGGAGGTCCGCGAGGCCTACTTCGGGGGTGTCGAGACGTGA
- a CDS encoding ABC transporter permease, with amino-acid sequence MVYVLLAAGLSIIFGVMDVINFAHGEQFALGAYFAFAIAGPLGGAGFWVALVVAPLLVGVVGMGIERLTVKRLYGRDPLYHILLTFGLVLIVNDLITSAWGKSAQPFPIPPILDQPVALFGFNYSLYNYGIIVFGSALALGTWLLLNRTRFGMIIRAGSEDREMVRTLGIDIDRYYTLTFGFGAALAGVAGIVLGAYQNVSPTMGSSVIIPAFVIVVLGGLGSFRGAVVGGLFVGLVQTFARTYAPFLEGLIVFLLMISVLVVKPTGLFGTSVGAGDHHDGALLHGSGGGVLSAETRAKLGYAGVGALLVVPLLAEVTGVTYSVTLLEDILIWALFALSLDLVLGYAGLVSLGHTLFYGVGAYASVLTLMHLSPSVFVALAVAVAVCAAIAWGVGYLSIRVSGVFFAMITLGFAELFYNAVFKFDFTGGPDGLFGVDAFYGLAGLGVDPGEFAVPLGPFVHDGGVVQYYFLLAVVVGSYLLARRLIRAPFGSVLQSIRESEERASFIGYDVTAYKRRAFVVSGGLAGVAGGLFAADNGYVAPSFLHWINSGEVIVMTVLGGMGTLYGPMLGAGVFVAAEDVLSSYIDQWQLVTGVLFVLFVIFVPRGLVSLSRTVADHPLFESAVGGRFRDRVGEQAGVTDPEVDRRE; translated from the coding sequence ATGGTGTACGTCCTGCTCGCTGCCGGGCTCTCCATTATCTTCGGCGTCATGGACGTCATCAACTTCGCCCACGGCGAACAGTTCGCCCTCGGCGCGTACTTCGCGTTCGCCATCGCCGGCCCCCTCGGCGGCGCGGGCTTCTGGGTCGCGCTCGTCGTCGCGCCCCTCCTCGTCGGCGTCGTCGGGATGGGCATCGAGCGGCTCACCGTCAAGCGGCTGTACGGCCGCGACCCGCTGTACCACATCCTCCTGACGTTCGGACTCGTCCTCATCGTCAACGACCTCATCACGTCGGCGTGGGGCAAGTCCGCCCAGCCGTTTCCGATTCCCCCGATTCTCGACCAGCCGGTCGCGCTGTTCGGGTTCAACTACTCGCTGTACAACTACGGCATCATCGTCTTCGGGTCGGCGCTGGCGCTCGGCACGTGGCTCCTGTTGAACCGCACCCGCTTCGGGATGATAATCCGCGCCGGCTCCGAGGACCGCGAGATGGTCCGCACCCTCGGCATCGACATCGACCGCTACTACACCCTGACGTTCGGGTTCGGCGCGGCGCTCGCCGGCGTCGCCGGCATCGTCCTCGGCGCGTACCAGAACGTCAGCCCGACGATGGGAAGTTCGGTCATCATCCCGGCGTTCGTCATCGTCGTTCTCGGCGGCCTCGGGTCGTTCCGCGGGGCCGTGGTCGGCGGTCTGTTCGTCGGTCTCGTCCAGACGTTCGCCCGGACGTACGCGCCGTTCCTGGAGGGACTCATCGTCTTCCTGCTCATGATTTCCGTGCTCGTCGTCAAGCCGACGGGGCTGTTCGGCACGAGCGTCGGCGCGGGCGACCACCACGACGGCGCGCTCCTCCACGGCTCCGGCGGCGGCGTGCTGTCCGCGGAGACCCGCGCGAAACTCGGCTACGCCGGCGTCGGCGCGCTCCTCGTCGTCCCGCTTCTCGCGGAGGTGACCGGCGTCACCTACTCCGTGACGCTCCTCGAAGACATCCTCATCTGGGCGCTGTTCGCGCTCAGCCTCGACCTCGTGCTCGGCTACGCGGGCCTCGTCTCGCTCGGTCACACGCTGTTTTACGGGGTCGGCGCGTACGCCTCGGTTCTCACGCTCATGCACCTCTCGCCGTCGGTGTTCGTCGCGCTCGCCGTCGCCGTCGCCGTCTGCGCGGCCATCGCGTGGGGCGTCGGCTACCTCTCGATACGCGTGTCCGGGGTGTTCTTCGCCATGATAACTCTCGGGTTCGCGGAGCTGTTCTACAACGCCGTGTTCAAGTTCGACTTCACCGGCGGCCCCGACGGCCTGTTCGGCGTCGACGCGTTCTACGGTCTCGCCGGCCTCGGCGTCGACCCCGGCGAGTTCGCGGTCCCGCTGGGTCCGTTCGTCCACGACGGCGGCGTCGTCCAGTACTACTTCCTCCTCGCCGTCGTGGTAGGGTCGTACCTGCTGGCCCGCCGCCTCATCCGCGCGCCGTTCGGCTCGGTGTTGCAGTCCATCCGCGAGAGCGAAGAGCGCGCCTCGTTCATCGGCTACGACGTAACCGCCTACAAGCGCCGCGCCTTCGTCGTCTCCGGCGGCCTCGCGGGGGTCGCCGGCGGGCTGTTCGCCGCCGACAACGGCTACGTCGCGCCGTCGTTCCTCCACTGGATAAACTCGGGCGAGGTCATCGTGATGACCGTCCTCGGCGGCATGGGAACGCTCTACGGGCCGATGCTCGGCGCGGGCGTCTTCGTCGCCGCGGAGGACGTGCTCTCGTCGTACATCGACCAGTGGCAGCTCGTCACCGGCGTGCTGTTCGTCCTGTTCGTCATCTTCGTGCCGCGGGGGCTCGTGTCGCTCTCGCGGACGGTGGCGGACCACCCGCTTTTCGAATCGGCCGTCGGCGGCCGGTTCCGCGACCGCGTCGGCGAACAGGCCGGCGTCACCGACCCGGAGGTAGACCGCCGTGAGTGA
- a CDS encoding LLM class flavin-dependent oxidoreductase, whose protein sequence is MKLGTGLFTCQRRPDDDRAMADLYDEMLTLGREIDDAGLDSAWVSEHHFMPDGYLSGTMPALGALGAATESVELGTCIALAPLYDPIRLAEDAATVDLISGGRTTLGLAIGSNPREFDAFGVPRDERVDRLADAVSLLRDAWSDGPIAHESPFHEGATGVDVTPKPAHDVPLMLGGAAKPAVRRAARTADAWCAPSSLSLDGVRKRVEDIRSVREAEGLDGEFTIYVLQHGFVGDSKAEAWDAMRDGYLYLQRRYAEMFSGDEVHELSDERRAELKAQAVFGTPDDVVAELDRYRDALGDDIHFIFRTYYPGIGTDRMVESVRRLGDEVRPRLA, encoded by the coding sequence ATGAAACTCGGGACGGGACTGTTCACCTGCCAGCGGCGGCCGGACGACGACCGGGCGATGGCCGACCTGTACGACGAGATGCTGACGCTCGGGCGGGAGATAGACGACGCGGGCCTCGACAGCGCGTGGGTGTCCGAACACCACTTCATGCCGGACGGCTACCTCTCGGGGACGATGCCCGCGCTCGGGGCGCTCGGGGCGGCGACCGAGTCGGTCGAACTCGGGACGTGTATCGCGCTCGCGCCGCTGTACGACCCGATTCGGCTCGCGGAGGACGCGGCGACGGTCGACCTCATCTCGGGCGGGCGAACGACGCTCGGCCTCGCAATCGGCTCGAACCCCCGCGAGTTCGACGCCTTCGGCGTTCCGCGAGACGAGCGCGTCGACCGCCTCGCCGACGCCGTCTCCCTCCTCCGCGACGCGTGGTCAGACGGTCCGATAGCGCACGAGTCGCCGTTTCACGAGGGTGCGACCGGTGTCGACGTGACGCCCAAGCCGGCACACGACGTGCCCCTCATGCTCGGCGGCGCGGCCAAGCCCGCGGTTCGCCGGGCGGCCCGGACGGCGGACGCGTGGTGCGCGCCGTCGTCGCTCTCCCTCGACGGCGTGCGCAAGCGCGTCGAGGACATTCGGAGCGTCCGGGAGGCCGAGGGACTCGACGGTGAGTTCACGATATACGTCCTCCAACACGGTTTCGTCGGTGACTCGAAGGCCGAGGCGTGGGACGCGATGAGAGACGGCTACCTCTACCTCCAGCGCCGGTACGCCGAGATGTTCTCCGGCGACGAGGTCCACGAACTGTCCGACGAGCGCCGGGCGGAACTCAAAGCACAGGCCGTCTTCGGTACGCCCGACGACGTGGTCGCGGAGCTCGACCGCTACCGCGACGCGCTCGGCGACGACATCCACTTCATCTTCCGTACCTACTACCCCGGCATCGGCACCGACCGGATGGTCGAGTCCGTCCGCCGACTCGGCGACGAGGTCCGACCGCGACTCGCCTGA
- a CDS encoding MaoC/PaaZ C-terminal domain-containing protein, whose protein sequence is MAYSYEPHYFEDFEEGKEFQSVGRTVTEADFMMHSALSGDWTELHTNSEYAEDTQFGQRIAHGPMTFVQSTGFVYRSGIVERTAIAFLGMNYMDLPNPVFIGDTLSQTMVVSERKDLGSRDDAGLVVLEIEMTKQDGTVVLEGDMKFLIKTKSAAE, encoded by the coding sequence ATGGCATACAGCTACGAACCGCACTACTTCGAGGACTTCGAGGAGGGCAAGGAGTTCCAGAGCGTCGGTCGCACCGTCACCGAGGCGGACTTCATGATGCACTCCGCGCTGTCGGGCGACTGGACCGAACTCCACACGAACAGCGAGTACGCGGAAGACACCCAGTTCGGCCAGCGAATCGCCCACGGGCCGATGACGTTCGTCCAGTCGACCGGCTTCGTGTACCGGTCGGGCATCGTCGAGCGCACCGCCATCGCCTTCCTCGGGATGAACTACATGGACCTGCCGAACCCGGTGTTCATCGGTGACACGCTCTCGCAGACGATGGTCGTCTCGGAGCGGAAGGACCTCGGGAGCCGCGACGACGCCGGCTTGGTCGTCCTCGAAATCGAGATGACGAAGCAGGACGGCACGGTCGTCCTCGAAGGCGACATGAAGTTCCTCATCAAGACGAAGTCGGCCGCGGAGTAA
- a CDS encoding PaaI family thioesterase, which produces MSEQDDYAEIRERASNDPYCGRVGIDLAEVGDGYAETTLTVAEDHLNFHGTPHGGAVYSLADAAFAAASNSHGDAAFALETNISYLAAAEVGETLRAVARETHLGRRTAEYEVVVSGGDGERIATFRGRVYKPGGR; this is translated from the coding sequence ATGTCGGAGCAAGACGACTACGCGGAGATACGGGAGCGCGCCTCGAACGACCCCTACTGCGGGCGCGTCGGCATCGACCTCGCCGAGGTCGGTGACGGGTACGCGGAGACGACGCTGACCGTGGCCGAAGACCACCTGAACTTCCACGGGACGCCCCACGGAGGCGCGGTGTACAGCCTCGCGGACGCGGCCTTCGCGGCCGCCTCGAACAGCCACGGCGACGCCGCGTTCGCGCTGGAGACGAACATCTCGTACCTCGCGGCCGCCGAGGTGGGCGAGACGCTCCGCGCGGTCGCCCGGGAGACGCACCTCGGGCGACGGACCGCGGAGTACGAGGTCGTCGTCTCCGGCGGGGACGGCGAGCGAATCGCGACCTTTCGGGGGCGCGTCTACAAGCCCGGCGGTCGCTGA
- the paaK gene encoding phenylacetate--CoA ligase PaaK, with product MVFDSTETASREELREVQDGRLRETVRNAYENVEFYRETFDAAGLSPADIESVEDLSKLPFTTKEDFRDHYPTGMFAVDMDDVIRVHASSGTTGKPKIVGYTREDLDVWSKAVARCLVAAGVGSDDVVQNAYGYGLFTGGLGLHQGVEELGATVIPIGGGNTQRQVELLSDLGSDVIACTPSYALYLAEVADDMGTDIRDLPLRTVIFGAEPCTEPMRNEIEERLGVTGIDIYGLSEIVGPGVSVECEAQDGLHIWEDYFYPEVVDPNTGDPVEEGEEGELVLTTLAKDALPVLRYRTGDLTTLDYDTCECGRTCVRMDNITGRSDDLIIVRGVNFYPSEVESVVLEFDEIAPHYRIDLRREGSLDRVEITVELVEEFGGSLSDLEGRIQKRLSNVLSFTPDELHLVEYGDIARTEVGKVQRVYDHRGQ from the coding sequence ATGGTATTCGATAGCACGGAGACCGCCTCGCGGGAGGAGCTCCGCGAGGTGCAGGACGGTCGCCTGCGGGAGACGGTTCGGAACGCGTACGAGAACGTCGAGTTCTACCGCGAGACGTTCGACGCGGCCGGGCTCTCGCCCGCTGACATCGAGAGCGTCGAAGACCTGTCGAAACTGCCGTTCACGACGAAGGAGGACTTCCGCGACCACTACCCCACGGGGATGTTCGCGGTCGACATGGACGACGTGATTCGCGTCCACGCGTCGTCGGGCACGACCGGCAAGCCCAAAATCGTCGGCTACACCCGCGAGGACCTCGACGTGTGGAGCAAGGCGGTCGCGCGGTGTCTCGTCGCGGCCGGCGTCGGTTCGGACGACGTGGTCCAGAACGCCTACGGCTACGGTCTGTTCACCGGCGGTCTCGGCCTCCACCAGGGCGTCGAGGAACTCGGCGCGACGGTCATCCCCATCGGCGGCGGCAACACCCAAAGACAGGTGGAACTGCTCTCCGACCTCGGAAGCGACGTCATCGCGTGTACCCCGTCGTACGCGCTCTATCTCGCCGAGGTCGCAGACGACATGGGAACCGACATCCGCGACCTGCCGCTTCGGACGGTCATCTTCGGCGCGGAACCCTGCACCGAACCGATGCGAAACGAAATCGAAGAGCGACTCGGCGTGACCGGCATCGACATCTACGGCCTCTCGGAAATCGTCGGCCCCGGCGTCTCCGTCGAGTGCGAAGCGCAGGACGGCCTGCACATCTGGGAGGACTACTTCTACCCCGAGGTGGTCGACCCGAACACGGGCGACCCCGTCGAGGAGGGCGAGGAGGGCGAACTCGTGTTGACGACCCTCGCGAAGGACGCGCTGCCTGTCCTCCGGTATCGGACGGGCGACCTGACCACGCTGGACTACGACACCTGCGAGTGCGGCCGAACCTGCGTCCGCATGGACAACATCACGGGCCGGTCGGACGACCTGATAATCGTCCGCGGCGTGAACTTCTACCCGAGCGAGGTCGAGTCGGTCGTCCTCGAGTTCGACGAAATCGCGCCGCACTACCGCATCGACCTCCGCCGCGAGGGGAGCCTCGACCGGGTCGAAATCACGGTCGAACTGGTCGAGGAGTTCGGCGGGTCGCTGTCGGACCTCGAAGGGCGGATTCAAAAGCGACTCTCGAACGTGCTCTCGTTTACGCCCGACGAACTGCACCTCGTCGAGTACGGCGACATCGCGCGCACCGAGGTCGGAAAGGTCCAGCGCGTCTACGACCACCGCGGCCAGTAA